Proteins encoded in a region of the Diabrotica undecimpunctata isolate CICGRU chromosome 10, icDiaUnde3, whole genome shotgun sequence genome:
- the LOC140451768 gene encoding uncharacterized protein yields the protein MGALPDLRISKAKPFSCVGVDFGGPFLIRANKLKNAKRTKAYICLFVCFATKALHLELVSELSTEAFLASFRRFIARRGRCSVVYSDCGTNFVGAKSYLEDIKSHFDKNDVITWHLNPPAASHFGGLFEAGIKSVKTHVSRVIGEQVLTYEEFNTLLIQIEAVLNSRPLCPVSNDPNDFSVLTPGHFLTLEPLKIIPDRDYSDVNLNRLSRWQLLQRLHADFWQRWSREYLHTLHQRSKWHKNEVYLLTSISDTIILAAKTHIGKTTLSPNHKAVPWWNSSGEEAIRLSKKL from the exons ATGGGGGCTCTTCCCGACCTACGGATATCCAAGGCCAAACCATTTTCTTGCGTTGGCGTCGACTTTGGCGGTCCTTTTCTGATACGAGCCAATAAGCTTAAAAATGCTAAACGAACGAAAGCCTATATTTGCCTATTTGTATGCTTTGCCACTAAGGCTTTGCACTTAGAATTGGTATCTGAACTTAGTACCGAGGCATTTTTAGCCTCATTCAGACGTTTTATAGCACGTCGAGGACGTTGCTCTGTTGTCTATTCTGATTGCGGAACAAATTTTGTAGGAGCAAAATCCTATTTAGAAGACATTAAGTCACATTTTGACAAAAACGACGTCATTACATGGCATTTAAATCCCCCGGCAGCTTCTCATTTTGGTGGATTGTTTGAAGCGGGTATAAAAAGCGTAAAAACACATGTGTCTAGAGTCATAGGCGAACAGGTTTTAACCTATGAAGAATTCAATACATTACTAATACAAATAGAGGCTGTCTTAAATAGTCGTCCCTTATGTCCTGTCAGTAATGATCCAAATGATTTTTCAGTGTTAACACCTGGTCATTTTCTTACACTAGAGCCTTTAAAGATAATTCCCGATCGGGATTACAGTGATGTTAATTTAAATAGACTAAGTCGTTGGCAATTGCTGCAACGATTACATGCAGACTTTTGGCAAAGATGGAGCAGAGAATATTTACATACTCTTCATCAACGCTCGAAGTGGCATAAAAATGAGG TCTACTTGTTAACGTCAATATCAGACACCATTATCTTAGCTGCTAAGACTCACATTGGCAAAACAACACTCTCTCCAAATCATAaagcagttccttggtggaactctTCTGGTGAAGAGGCGATTCGTCTATCCAAAAAGCTTTAA